One window of the Acaryochloris sp. CCMEE 5410 genome contains the following:
- a CDS encoding FHA domain-containing protein encodes MSEFTLQWSEFGQTKIQVLRDQQPSKQLGKIRLGRDPALCDIVFQERSVSGLHVEIFFQPQAQQFFIRNLRQQNPPLVDGTLLKQGDLPIRAGSRIKLGRVELQITAMTITPAATPPTFPKSGPPSTAAYGLQCPQCHHVAAYSNDAIKQDCPMCGHSMATSNTVFIGKP; translated from the coding sequence ATGAGTGAATTCACACTCCAATGGTCAGAATTCGGCCAAACCAAAATCCAAGTTTTACGAGATCAACAACCTAGCAAGCAGCTGGGAAAAATTCGCTTAGGTCGCGACCCCGCCTTGTGTGACATTGTTTTCCAAGAGCGCTCAGTCTCTGGGCTACATGTAGAAATTTTCTTTCAGCCCCAAGCTCAACAGTTTTTTATTCGCAATCTGCGCCAACAAAATCCCCCGCTTGTGGATGGCACCTTACTCAAACAAGGGGATTTACCCATACGAGCCGGGAGTCGGATCAAACTCGGACGGGTAGAGCTACAAATCACGGCGATGACCATTACCCCCGCTGCCACGCCACCCACGTTTCCCAAAAGTGGTCCCCCTTCAACGGCAGCCTATGGATTGCAATGTCCCCAATGTCACCATGTCGCTGCCTATAGTAATGATGCGATTAAGCAAGACTGTCCCATGTGTGGTCATTCCATGGCCACATCTAACACAGTTTTTATTGGCAAACCCTAA
- a CDS encoding FHA domain-containing protein — protein MSTIPGQVRLSWQDPVTGEQRTPLLTCPIAFGREFAQMPAELNHQRVARIVLNSSQVSRYHTLIEWVQGHIRVTDQNSSNGTWVNGVLQPSCNVSNGDQLKIGPYEITLMFTLDGTGLPTAEASEQSIIQVPEPDSPVPAAPAEAAPVNVLPPAFQAHQVVVQDLYATQLPVEEIDYLAVGAGLGSFIWVNFLRIFGVAPQQIRALGIEERPYARYQRLCLNSQIPPHERLRSNSDSCPDNIWGWPGYALREAWHEFNQGKLNPALQYLWQVFAEPTFTQTYTPRAGNVFASIDREAVRIGWPQIYRFGRVRAIRKTNDGRYAIAYSPGRKQTAFVVARHVHLATGYPVLQFLPDLKAYREQTRDFKSVVNAYEDHNHVYETLERQGGTVVLRGRGIVASRIIQRLHEARQRNPNISILHLMRSPKPKGNRFRKAQRSVDNHFEFQPFNWPKACWGGTLREELEQATPDQRTNLLADWGGTTTADRKDWKELVQTGLDQGWYQITFGEVTRVVPNAQSRPTTYIQEKGPRGEIKLEADFIIDATGLDSKVKASPLLNDLVTHYNLPLNPAGRLAVANDFELLEMRNQNGRMYGAGAITFGGPYAAVDSFLGLQYTALQAVDGLVAARGPNLHRLNGLSSLLQWLKWAQNKTP, from the coding sequence ATGAGCACTATTCCTGGGCAAGTACGGTTGAGTTGGCAAGATCCCGTTACAGGGGAGCAACGAACCCCACTTTTAACCTGTCCGATTGCCTTTGGTCGCGAATTTGCGCAGATGCCTGCAGAACTCAACCATCAGCGGGTTGCTCGGATTGTCCTCAATAGTAGCCAGGTCTCCCGTTATCACACCCTGATTGAATGGGTCCAAGGTCATATTCGCGTCACCGACCAAAACAGTAGTAACGGGACCTGGGTGAACGGAGTCCTCCAGCCTAGCTGCAACGTTAGCAATGGCGATCAGCTCAAAATTGGTCCCTACGAAATCACCTTGATGTTTACCCTGGACGGCACAGGTTTACCCACCGCCGAAGCCAGTGAGCAATCCATTATCCAGGTCCCCGAGCCAGACTCTCCCGTTCCAGCTGCGCCTGCTGAAGCTGCGCCAGTCAACGTTCTACCCCCGGCTTTCCAAGCTCATCAGGTCGTCGTTCAAGATTTATATGCCACCCAGCTCCCCGTTGAAGAGATCGATTACTTAGCCGTGGGTGCAGGACTCGGCAGCTTTATTTGGGTGAATTTTCTGCGAATTTTTGGTGTCGCCCCCCAACAAATCCGAGCCCTTGGTATCGAAGAGCGCCCCTATGCGCGTTATCAGCGGCTCTGCCTCAATTCCCAGATCCCCCCCCACGAACGCCTCAGATCCAACTCAGATTCTTGCCCTGACAACATCTGGGGATGGCCAGGTTATGCCTTACGAGAAGCGTGGCATGAATTTAATCAAGGCAAACTCAACCCTGCCCTGCAGTATTTATGGCAGGTCTTTGCAGAACCCACCTTTACCCAAACCTATACCCCCAGGGCAGGCAATGTATTTGCTTCCATTGATCGGGAAGCGGTTCGCATTGGCTGGCCTCAAATCTATCGATTTGGGCGAGTCCGAGCCATCCGCAAAACCAACGATGGCCGCTATGCCATCGCCTATTCCCCTGGTCGCAAACAAACTGCCTTTGTGGTCGCCCGTCATGTCCATCTGGCAACGGGATATCCTGTTTTACAGTTTTTACCGGACCTGAAAGCCTATCGGGAACAAACCCGAGACTTTAAATCCGTTGTCAATGCCTACGAAGACCATAACCATGTTTATGAGACCTTAGAACGCCAGGGAGGAACAGTCGTTCTCCGGGGGCGAGGAATTGTTGCCTCTCGCATTATTCAACGGCTCCATGAAGCCCGTCAGCGCAATCCCAATATTTCGATTTTGCACTTGATGCGATCTCCAAAACCAAAAGGCAACCGTTTTCGCAAGGCCCAGAGATCTGTCGATAATCACTTCGAATTCCAGCCCTTTAATTGGCCCAAAGCCTGTTGGGGAGGGACCTTGCGAGAAGAGTTAGAACAAGCGACCCCTGACCAGCGCACGAATTTGCTAGCCGATTGGGGAGGAACCACCACTGCAGACCGCAAAGACTGGAAAGAGTTGGTCCAAACAGGACTCGATCAAGGGTGGTATCAAATCACCTTTGGCGAAGTTACCCGAGTTGTGCCTAATGCCCAATCTCGTCCCACAACCTATATCCAAGAGAAAGGACCACGGGGTGAGATCAAGCTGGAAGCAGACTTTATCATTGATGCCACTGGACTCGATAGCAAAGTCAAGGCCAGTCCGCTTCTCAATGATTTGGTCACTCACTATAATTTGCCCTTGAACCCAGCAGGGCGCTTGGCCGTCGCCAATGACTTTGAGCTATTAGAAATGCGTAACCAAAATGGTCGCATGTATGGTGCCGGTGCCATTACCTTTGGGGGACCCTATGCTGCAGTAGACAGCTTTTTAGGATTACAGTACACCGCCCTACAAGCCGTCGATGGCTTAGTTGCAGCCCGAGGCCCCAATCTCCATCGGCTCAATGGCCTTAGCTCATTATTGCAATGGCTAAAATGGGCCCAAAACAAAACTCCTTAA
- a CDS encoding transposase family protein: MIKKIADEEGYRFPEGSKLWQDTGFQGFAPGGVSIKQPKKKPRNAELTNIQKEENRQISQVRVEVEHQIGGIKLCQIVVQRFRNWLNHYVNDVMETACGLHNFRLTHRHGKTTGQLGTA; encoded by the coding sequence ATGATTAAGAAGATTGCTGATGAAGAAGGGTATCGGTTCCCAGAAGGGAGTAAGCTTTGGCAAGATACTGGGTTCCAAGGATTTGCCCCAGGCGGGGTGAGCATCAAACAACCGAAGAAAAAACCTCGCAACGCAGAATTGACAAACATACAAAAAGAGGAGAATCGACAAATTTCACAGGTTCGAGTGGAGGTAGAACACCAAATCGGGGGGATTAAGCTTTGTCAGATAGTGGTTCAGAGATTTAGAAATTGGCTTAACCATTATGTTAATGATGTCATGGAAACAGCTTGTGGGCTCCATAATTTTCGGTTGACTCACCGTCATGGGAAAACTACCGGGCAATTGGGAACTGCCTAA
- a CDS encoding transposase family protein: MSQVQANEWIHRLSGVLNQALGYEKQLPEREPANLKAVLDVCPSLEFMIDGTERPINRPKDKKDRKTYYSGKKKAHTVKNNIISERGGKVLFLSDTYEGKKHD, encoded by the coding sequence ATGAGTCAAGTTCAAGCGAATGAATGGATCCATCGACTCAGTGGTGTACTCAATCAAGCCTTAGGTTATGAGAAACAGCTCCCAGAGCGGGAACCAGCGAACCTAAAAGCAGTACTCGACGTTTGCCCGAGCTTAGAGTTCATGATTGATGGGACCGAACGCCCAATCAATCGACCGAAGGATAAGAAGGACCGCAAGACCTATTACAGTGGCAAGAAAAAAGCCCACACGGTCAAAAACAATATCATCAGCGAACGGGGAGGCAAGGTGTTGTTTTTGAGTGATACCTATGAAGGCAAAAAGCATGATTAA
- a CDS encoding HXXEE domain-containing protein, with product MAVKDLAIWLVALAIIIHTVEEGWLPEYQKATSKSQVVKSTRFFVLENGIIFIFVIALAIVGWRWPILSGILPAIGLAHPVLDHVGLSWKGQKLRPGIWTGLLLMLPFSAWTYSLANSHNLFKLYELVISGAIGFAISIWLYWMVVQEMKSLPK from the coding sequence ATGGCTGTTAAAGATTTAGCAATTTGGTTAGTTGCCCTCGCAATTATCATCCATACAGTTGAAGAAGGCTGGCTACCCGAATATCAAAAAGCAACCTCAAAGTCGCAAGTCGTAAAATCCACTCGCTTCTTTGTTCTGGAAAATGGAATTATCTTTATTTTCGTAATTGCTTTAGCTATTGTTGGCTGGCGATGGCCGATCCTCAGCGGTATCTTGCCTGCCATAGGGTTAGCCCATCCAGTCCTAGACCATGTGGGATTGAGTTGGAAAGGCCAAAAGCTGCGACCTGGAATTTGGACAGGTCTTTTGCTGATGCTCCCCTTCAGCGCCTGGACCTATAGCCTAGCCAACAGCCATAACCTCTTCAAACTATATGAATTAGTGATCAGCGGAGCAATCGGATTCGCGATCTCAATCTGGTTGTATTGGATGGTTGTTCAAGAGATGAAAAGTCTGCCTAAGTGA